A single window of Anaerocolumna chitinilytica DNA harbors:
- a CDS encoding DUF6145 family protein produces the protein MYQENVILCASSSYEQKYYLNEDFNSLPESIKEELKIMSVLFTEDVGGVLTLEFDEEGNLLFNVSSDEGDLLFDEIGSVLKIKELQRNKEELLESLELFYKVFFLGEEISL, from the coding sequence ATGTATCAGGAAAATGTTATTTTATGTGCAAGCAGTTCTTATGAACAGAAATATTATCTGAATGAGGACTTTAACAGCTTGCCGGAGAGTATAAAAGAAGAGTTAAAGATTATGAGTGTCCTCTTTACGGAGGATGTGGGCGGAGTGCTTACATTGGAGTTTGATGAGGAAGGGAATCTTTTATTTAACGTAAGCAGTGATGAGGGAGACCTTCTTTTTGATGAAATCGGAAGTGTGCTTAAGATCAAAGAATTACAGAGAAATAAAGAAGAATTATTGGAATCTCTGGAGTTATTTTATAAAGTATTTTTCCTTGGGGAAGAAATATCCCTTTAA
- a CDS encoding patatin-like phospholipase family protein, translated as MIKTFDFDKEYGIVLEGGGAKGAYQIGVWKALLECKIKIKGVSGVSVGAINGALMCMGDYEAAEEMWKNITYSDIMNVNDKQMQCLMKKDLKNLDLKSLTKDTTRIISEKGIDVTPLKQLLQEKIDVEKIKKSPLEFVFGTFLVNKLKEVEITAQELEEDSLKDYLLASSLLPTFKNEKLNGQRFLDGGMFNNVPVDMLVNRGYKHIIVIRIFGLGLQKNVKIPEDVHITQISPKAQLGGMLEFNPEKSKRNIDLGYFDGLRCFRSLNGKIYYMDIHLSEEEAINRFIHVNEAVKMALLEYYKLDYGNTEVYTRRFLEGVCQNLAGSLKLQKDWTYEELYISLLELSAKTLHIPKFAVYTEEELINRIRLHYERSQKKGFEISLFLTLIIKLVIFR; from the coding sequence ATGATAAAAACTTTTGACTTTGATAAAGAATATGGAATTGTTCTTGAAGGCGGCGGAGCAAAAGGAGCCTACCAGATTGGTGTCTGGAAGGCTCTTTTAGAATGCAAAATTAAGATAAAAGGAGTCTCCGGCGTGTCAGTTGGTGCAATAAATGGTGCACTGATGTGTATGGGAGACTATGAAGCGGCAGAAGAGATGTGGAAGAATATCACCTATTCTGATATTATGAATGTCAATGACAAGCAGATGCAGTGTCTCATGAAAAAAGATCTGAAAAATCTTGATCTAAAATCTCTGACAAAAGATACCACCCGGATTATATCGGAAAAAGGGATTGATGTTACCCCTCTAAAACAATTACTGCAAGAGAAAATTGATGTAGAGAAGATTAAGAAATCTCCTCTTGAGTTTGTCTTTGGTACCTTCCTTGTAAATAAGCTGAAAGAAGTGGAAATAACAGCTCAGGAACTGGAGGAAGACAGTCTAAAGGATTACCTCTTAGCCAGTTCTTTGTTACCGACCTTTAAGAATGAGAAGCTTAACGGTCAGCGTTTTTTAGATGGTGGAATGTTTAACAATGTCCCTGTGGATATGCTGGTAAACAGAGGTTATAAGCATATCATAGTTATCCGTATCTTTGGATTGGGATTGCAAAAAAACGTTAAAATCCCCGAAGATGTCCATATAACACAGATATCTCCCAAAGCCCAGCTTGGCGGAATGCTGGAATTCAATCCGGAAAAGAGTAAAAGAAATATTGACTTGGGCTACTTTGACGGGTTGCGCTGTTTTCGTTCTTTAAATGGCAAGATCTATTACATGGATATCCACTTATCGGAAGAGGAAGCCATCAATCGCTTTATTCATGTCAATGAGGCGGTCAAAATGGCGTTACTTGAATATTATAAGCTGGATTACGGCAATACAGAAGTCTATACAAGACGTTTTCTGGAAGGGGTCTGTCAGAACCTGGCTGGGAGTTTAAAGCTGCAAAAGGATTGGACCTATGAGGAGTTATATATCAGCCTCCTGGAGTTGTCAGCGAAAACCCTTCATATACCTAAATTCGCTGTTTATACGGAAGAAGAGCTGATAAACCGTATAAGATTACATTATGAACGAAGCCAAAAGAAAGGCTTTGAAATTTCGTTATTTCTTACTTTAATCATAAAGCTGGTTATCTTTCGATAA
- a CDS encoding LiaF domain-containing protein, with the protein MQNKKSKTIWGVFLLGFGLIWIGSNLGILKPSAFSGLIVSFILILFGVHIIFRGKQGERETDKTIEDNSSPNYSGEAYTEEEAFQRETEEDYTQYTYDSYTGDEEYKRSDNTRTDNPRRENTGAEKGNVEKKNYTGILASNKVQCTDEFTGAELTVVAGNIELDLRNAVISRDIVIDVNCFLGGIDIFLPSGVEVSVSCVPIMGGVESKINGTFTRKENKATVYIRGTCFMGGIEIR; encoded by the coding sequence ATGCAAAATAAAAAGTCAAAGACAATATGGGGTGTTTTTTTACTTGGATTTGGGCTTATATGGATTGGTTCTAATTTGGGAATACTAAAACCGAGTGCTTTTTCCGGTTTAATTGTATCCTTCATATTAATACTATTTGGAGTTCATATAATCTTTCGGGGAAAACAGGGCGAAAGAGAAACGGATAAAACAATAGAAGATAATTCAAGTCCGAACTATTCTGGAGAAGCTTATACCGAGGAGGAAGCTTTCCAACGTGAAACGGAGGAAGACTATACTCAATATACTTACGACAGTTACACTGGGGATGAGGAATATAAAAGAAGTGATAATACCAGAACGGATAATCCCAGAAGAGAAAATACTGGAGCAGAGAAAGGGAATGTAGAAAAGAAGAACTACACCGGTATCCTGGCCTCCAATAAAGTTCAGTGCACGGATGAATTTACCGGTGCTGAGCTTACAGTAGTAGCAGGAAATATAGAGCTTGATCTACGTAATGCTGTCATTTCAAGAGATATTGTAATAGATGTAAACTGCTTTTTAGGCGGAATAGATATCTTTCTTCCCTCCGGTGTGGAAGTGTCCGTCAGCTGCGTTCCTATTATGGGCGGAGTTGAGAGTAAGATTAATGGTACTTTTACCAGAAAAGAGAATAAGGCAACGGTATATATCAGAGGTACCTGCTTTATGGGAGGAATAGAGATCAGATAA
- a CDS encoding TrmH family RNA methyltransferase, with protein MISSTSNPQIKNLIQLQTKAKERQEQNAFVVEGIKMFEEARDGGHLIKAYVTEALYKEKLEENQNYFTGVPHEVVTEQVMKAASDTLTPQGVLAVVRRKEYELSDFIHKPSVTLLLLEDLRDPGNLGTIIRTAEGAGVNGIILSQSSVDIYNPKVIRSTMGGIYRMPFVYVPDFYKAIQEIKAAGISVYAAHLKAAVEYDSFSYPEKSAILIGNEARGLSEAAAELSSYNIIIPMEGKVESLNAGVAAALLMYEIYRQKRHKLETD; from the coding sequence ATGATTAGCAGTACATCGAACCCCCAAATTAAAAATTTAATACAACTTCAGACGAAGGCAAAAGAGCGCCAGGAGCAAAATGCTTTTGTAGTGGAAGGCATTAAGATGTTTGAAGAGGCAAGGGATGGAGGACATCTTATCAAGGCTTATGTAACGGAAGCTCTTTATAAAGAAAAGCTTGAAGAAAACCAGAATTATTTTACTGGGGTACCCCATGAAGTGGTAACAGAACAGGTAATGAAGGCAGCCAGTGATACCTTAACTCCTCAAGGCGTATTGGCAGTGGTGAGGCGAAAAGAGTATGAACTTTCGGATTTCATTCATAAACCTTCTGTTACTCTCCTGCTTTTAGAGGATCTTCGTGACCCAGGAAACCTTGGAACTATAATTAGGACTGCGGAAGGAGCCGGTGTGAATGGTATAATTCTCAGCCAGTCCTCGGTGGATATCTATAATCCCAAGGTAATTCGGTCCACGATGGGGGGGATTTACAGGATGCCCTTTGTATATGTACCGGATTTTTATAAGGCCATACAAGAAATAAAAGCGGCAGGAATTTCTGTCTACGCTGCCCATTTAAAAGCAGCTGTGGAATATGACTCTTTTTCCTATCCGGAGAAATCAGCTATTCTTATCGGCAATGAAGCAAGAGGCTTAAGTGAAGCAGCAGCAGAACTTTCGTCCTACAATATCATAATTCCCATGGAAGGAAAAGTAGAATCCTTAAATGCCGGAGTTGCTGCTGCACTGCTGATGTATGAAATATACCGCCAAAAACGCCATAAGTTAGAGACAGATTAG
- the argF gene encoding ornithine carbamoyltransferase, producing MNLKGRSFLTLKDYTPEEIDYLLELAKDLKTKKKQGVTGNSLKGKNIALIFEKPSTRTRCAFTVGCVDEGGHPEYLGKDDIQLGHKESVEDTARVLGRMFDGIEFRGFKQETVEKLAKYSGVPVWNGLTDLDHPTQILADFLTLKEQFGSLKGLKLVYVGDGRNNMANSLMIGSAKMGIHFTVLSPKELWTDQELILECQEYNKVSGGSITVTDTVDEAKEADAVYTDVWCSMGEEALAGERIALLKPYQVNAELMKKIGKENTVFLHCLPAVKGYEVTEEVFEAHAEVIFDEAENRMHTIKAVMVATLGNL from the coding sequence ATGAACTTAAAAGGACGCAGTTTTTTAACTCTGAAAGATTATACACCAGAAGAAATTGATTATTTACTGGAACTGGCAAAAGATCTGAAAACCAAGAAAAAGCAAGGAGTTACCGGTAACAGCCTAAAGGGGAAGAATATAGCACTTATTTTCGAGAAACCCTCCACCAGAACCAGATGTGCATTTACCGTAGGTTGTGTTGATGAGGGAGGCCATCCTGAATATCTGGGAAAGGATGACATTCAGTTAGGACATAAAGAGAGTGTGGAAGATACAGCAAGAGTTCTGGGAAGAATGTTTGACGGAATCGAATTCCGTGGTTTTAAGCAGGAAACAGTAGAGAAACTTGCCAAGTACAGCGGGGTACCGGTATGGAATGGCCTTACAGATCTGGATCATCCGACGCAGATATTGGCAGATTTTCTTACTCTAAAGGAACAGTTTGGCTCCTTAAAGGGCCTTAAATTGGTCTATGTAGGGGATGGACGTAATAACATGGCAAATAGTCTAATGATAGGCAGTGCGAAGATGGGGATTCATTTTACGGTACTGTCACCCAAAGAATTATGGACAGATCAGGAGCTCATCTTGGAATGCCAGGAATACAATAAGGTTTCAGGCGGTAGTATTACTGTTACCGATACAGTTGATGAAGCAAAGGAAGCAGATGCCGTATATACGGATGTCTGGTGCTCCATGGGGGAAGAGGCCTTGGCAGGAGAGCGAATAGCATTATTAAAACCCTACCAGGTAAATGCCGAGCTTATGAAGAAGATAGGGAAGGAAAATACCGTATTCTTACACTGCCTTCCTGCGGTAAAAGGCTATGAAGTAACAGAAGAAGTATTTGAGGCCCATGCAGAGGTTATCTTTGATGAAGCTGAAAACAGAATGCACACGATAAAGGCAGTTATGGTTGCCACCCTTGGAAATCTATAA
- a CDS encoding type III pantothenate kinase has translation MLLVIDVGNTNITCGVFKEEELIGSFRITTKLQRTSDEYGLIICELLNYRGITSSDVEAVIVASVVPGIMHSLKNGIMKYLKRTPMEVGIGTKTGIKINVANPKEVGADRVVDAVAAFDLYGGPLIVIDFGTATTYDLISKDGTFLAGITSPGIRICADALWNETAKLPEIEIRKPESILTTDTISSMQAGLVYGYIGQTEYIIKKIIEEAKIPDIKVIATGGLGKIIADSTETIQIYDQQLTLKGLRLIYNKNKK, from the coding sequence ATGTTACTAGTTATTGATGTAGGAAATACCAATATTACTTGCGGAGTCTTTAAGGAAGAGGAGTTAATAGGAAGCTTCCGCATTACCACTAAGCTTCAGAGAACTTCGGATGAATATGGGCTTATTATATGTGAACTGCTTAATTACAGGGGCATTACATCTTCGGATGTGGAAGCGGTCATAGTAGCCAGTGTAGTGCCTGGAATCATGCATTCATTGAAAAATGGAATAATGAAATATCTGAAAAGAACACCGATGGAAGTTGGCATCGGGACGAAGACAGGTATTAAGATAAATGTGGCTAATCCCAAAGAAGTAGGAGCTGATAGGGTAGTAGACGCTGTAGCTGCCTTTGACCTTTACGGCGGACCTTTGATTGTAATTGACTTTGGAACGGCTACTACTTATGACCTGATATCAAAGGATGGGACCTTTCTTGCAGGAATTACCAGCCCGGGTATTCGTATCTGTGCGGATGCTCTCTGGAATGAGACAGCTAAACTTCCTGAAATAGAAATCAGAAAACCGGAATCCATACTGACAACGGACACTATCTCCAGCATGCAGGCAGGATTGGTGTATGGATATATAGGACAAACAGAGTACATCATTAAAAAGATAATAGAAGAAGCTAAAATTCCGGATATTAAGGTAATTGCAACAGGCGGTCTGGGTAAAATAATTGCCGATTCAACAGAGACTATACAGATATATGACCAGCAGCTTACATTGAAAGGCCTTAGACTTATCTATAATAAGAATAAGAAGTAG
- a CDS encoding NfeD family protein, translating to MDSIYWLAAIIILLLIEIFTLGLASIWFAGGAFIAFILSLFTDNLMLQIVAFLIVSFVLLYFTRPVAIKYFNGKRLKTNYESLEGSTGKVLETIDNFNGTGVVLVNGLEWTARAYEDSEIIKEGKKVIIRNISGVKLIVEEESEGI from the coding sequence GTGGATTCCATTTACTGGCTGGCTGCAATCATAATTCTATTATTGATAGAAATATTTACATTAGGGCTGGCATCTATATGGTTTGCAGGAGGAGCATTTATAGCCTTTATACTCTCTCTGTTTACAGATAATCTAATGTTACAGATTGTGGCTTTTCTTATTGTTTCCTTTGTACTGCTCTACTTTACAAGACCTGTAGCAATAAAATATTTTAATGGTAAGAGACTAAAGACAAACTATGAAAGCCTGGAAGGCAGCACTGGAAAAGTTCTTGAAACAATTGATAATTTCAACGGTACCGGAGTCGTATTGGTCAACGGACTGGAATGGACAGCCAGAGCTTACGAAGATTCTGAGATTATCAAAGAGGGAAAGAAAGTAATAATTAGAAATATTTCCGGTGTAAAATTAATCGTAGAAGAAGAAAGTGAGGGAATTTAA
- a CDS encoding ThuA domain-containing protein, with amino-acid sequence MSEKIRVTIWNEFRHEQLEEKIREIYPEGIHGVLAKYFEGDDKYVVRTATLDEPEHGLTDEVLNNTDVLFWWGHWVHQEVSDEIVEKVHMRVLNGMGLIVLHSGHHSKIFRKLMGTSCNLRWRVADEKERLWVVEPGHPITEGLGEYFELPMEEMYGEQFEIPNPDELVFISWFEGGDVCRSGCVFYRGRGKIFYFRPGHEEYPTFYNENVKKVLVNATNYVAPVKRGDSRPEQAVNVSEPLEKIKEKQ; translated from the coding sequence ATGAGCGAAAAAATAAGAGTTACCATATGGAATGAATTTCGTCATGAACAACTGGAGGAAAAAATAAGAGAAATCTACCCGGAGGGTATCCATGGCGTTTTGGCGAAATACTTTGAGGGCGATGATAAATATGTAGTAAGAACTGCTACACTGGATGAACCGGAACATGGGCTTACCGATGAAGTATTAAATAATACCGATGTATTATTCTGGTGGGGACATTGGGTACATCAAGAGGTTAGTGATGAAATCGTCGAGAAAGTTCATATGCGTGTATTAAATGGAATGGGTCTGATTGTACTTCATTCAGGTCATCACTCTAAAATCTTTCGCAAATTAATGGGAACCTCCTGTAATCTAAGATGGAGAGTGGCAGATGAAAAAGAACGTCTCTGGGTGGTGGAGCCTGGTCATCCCATTACCGAAGGACTCGGGGAATACTTCGAGCTGCCGATGGAAGAGATGTATGGAGAACAATTCGAAATACCGAATCCTGACGAGCTGGTTTTCATAAGCTGGTTTGAAGGGGGAGATGTATGCAGAAGCGGCTGCGTCTTCTATAGAGGAAGAGGTAAGATATTCTATTTCAGACCGGGTCATGAAGAATATCCGACCTTCTATAATGAAAATGTTAAAAAGGTGCTTGTCAATGCAACAAATTATGTAGCACCTGTTAAACGAGGGGATTCAAGACCGGAGCAGGCGGTTAACGTTTCAGAACCTTTGGAAAAAATAAAGGAAAAACAGTAA
- a CDS encoding biotin--[acetyl-CoA-carboxylase] ligase, with protein MEKGIYNDLDKIEISQIEETLVTRSLGRRIIYYEQIDSTNTQAKRLVKEELVKGALHGALILAEEQLNGRGRLGRDWSSPKEGGIWMSFILNPKLPVSSCPMLTLVAAMAVNSAIRRVSGLASFIKWPNDIVVNGKKVCGILTEITTGRTATGDSVKTAGSTNEARSETASEQDKPDMVDINIILGIGINANRKEFPSELYAKATSLSLEKGVELNRSCLIAEICNSLEKYYEEFVRQGDLAELKAEYEEYLINKGKQVLVLKEEEEYPAIALGINEQGALLIETKEHGVETIVSGEVSVRGVLGYV; from the coding sequence ATGGAAAAGGGCATATATAACGATTTGGATAAAATAGAAATTAGTCAGATAGAAGAAACCTTAGTGACAAGGAGCCTTGGAAGAAGGATAATTTATTATGAGCAGATTGATTCAACCAATACTCAGGCAAAGCGACTGGTAAAGGAAGAATTGGTGAAGGGAGCCTTACACGGCGCTTTAATTCTGGCTGAGGAGCAGTTAAATGGAAGAGGGCGTTTAGGAAGAGACTGGAGCTCGCCAAAAGAAGGCGGTATCTGGATGTCTTTTATCTTAAATCCGAAGCTTCCTGTGTCAAGCTGCCCCATGCTTACCCTTGTGGCGGCAATGGCGGTGAATAGTGCCATAAGGCGTGTAAGCGGACTTGCTTCCTTTATTAAGTGGCCAAATGATATCGTTGTTAATGGGAAAAAAGTATGTGGCATATTAACAGAAATCACAACAGGGAGAACCGCCACCGGTGATTCTGTTAAAACTGCCGGGTCAACAAATGAAGCCAGGTCAGAGACAGCTTCTGAACAAGATAAGCCTGATATGGTGGATATAAATATCATCCTTGGAATTGGAATCAATGCCAATAGAAAAGAATTTCCCAGTGAGTTATATGCTAAGGCTACTTCTCTTTCCTTAGAAAAAGGAGTGGAATTAAATCGCAGCTGTCTCATTGCAGAAATCTGCAACAGTCTGGAGAAGTACTACGAAGAATTTGTGCGTCAGGGTGATTTAGCGGAATTAAAAGCAGAATATGAAGAATATCTGATTAATAAAGGAAAACAGGTTCTTGTGTTGAAAGAAGAGGAGGAATACCCTGCAATAGCTTTGGGAATCAATGAACAGGGTGCTCTTTTGATTGAAACAAAAGAGCACGGAGTAGAAACAATAGTTTCAGGGGAAGTATCTGTAAGAGGGGTTCTTGGCTATGTTTAA
- a CDS encoding LTA synthase family protein, with protein sequence MEKLKEILKSPYMILLFFALKLIVYYKLIDVDVSDIVFILVSVSALGLIFLSFIRSRLKRKNIIFLIIYSLLSLLMFADTMYYNYYNQTVSIKQLWQAKNVAAVPDSFVATLIPASFLLFADIPIIYYYFKKLIKNNSKMAAWSYKRELKYIAIAFVSIFILLVVNPFDSKTIDKVNSVEFFSNHVNDIYNAITESVVTEEVPEKEVLDTVKEVTPQVSGPKYKNIGEGKNLILIQVEALQNFVINAEYNGQVLTPNLNAFLGKDTIYFDRYYTNIGKGNTVDAEFSTLNSLYPVIDRECYTLYQNNTFDGLPWLLRDKGYDTLAVHGYKGEFWNREAAYPGQGIKNFYSMEDLDQSDIIGLGISDKSMFHQAVGILQKEKQPFFSFIVTLTSHHPFVIEDKDVTLKLKDEDVGTKFGSYLKTVRYFDEAFGQFIAELKASGLYDNSVIALYGDHHALNLNMDNNKEMMEKYLGRTYDYDEMLRIPLMIHVPGSGVKETIHTTGGQIDFLPTIANIMGIKFNQPYVLGQDLCNAKDGFVAFTAYLFKGSFIHNNIMFEISREGVFDGSRAWDINTAAPLDASLYEEDYNRAITIKKTSEEILNQDLIKNYIHREPLESSTDK encoded by the coding sequence GTGGAAAAATTAAAGGAGATCTTGAAGTCTCCCTATATGATTTTATTGTTCTTTGCATTAAAGCTGATTGTATATTATAAATTGATTGATGTGGATGTATCGGATATTGTTTTTATCCTGGTCAGTGTATCAGCCTTAGGGCTTATATTCCTGAGCTTTATCAGAAGCAGGCTAAAGAGGAAAAATATTATTTTTCTGATTATATACAGCCTTTTAAGCCTTCTTATGTTTGCTGATACCATGTACTATAATTATTACAATCAGACAGTTTCCATAAAACAGTTGTGGCAGGCGAAAAACGTTGCGGCAGTACCGGACAGTTTCGTTGCAACACTGATACCGGCTAGCTTTTTGTTGTTTGCTGATATTCCTATTATCTATTATTATTTTAAAAAGCTAATAAAAAATAACAGTAAGATGGCCGCCTGGAGTTATAAACGTGAATTAAAGTACATTGCTATCGCTTTTGTAAGTATCTTTATTCTGCTGGTGGTGAACCCTTTTGACAGTAAGACCATTGATAAAGTAAACAGTGTGGAGTTCTTCTCTAATCATGTGAATGATATTTACAATGCAATTACCGAAAGTGTAGTAACAGAAGAAGTACCGGAGAAAGAGGTATTAGATACGGTAAAAGAGGTAACACCTCAAGTCAGCGGACCAAAGTATAAGAACATAGGAGAGGGCAAAAATCTGATTTTGATTCAGGTAGAAGCCTTACAGAATTTTGTTATTAACGCAGAGTACAACGGGCAGGTTCTGACTCCAAACTTAAATGCCTTTCTGGGAAAAGACACGATATATTTTGACCGTTATTATACCAATATCGGTAAAGGAAATACGGTTGATGCTGAATTTTCAACCTTAAACAGTCTTTACCCGGTAATTGACAGGGAATGTTATACCTTGTATCAGAACAATACTTTTGATGGGCTACCATGGCTTCTAAGGGATAAAGGATATGATACACTTGCTGTGCATGGCTATAAGGGAGAATTCTGGAACCGTGAAGCAGCTTACCCCGGACAGGGAATCAAGAATTTCTACAGTATGGAGGATCTCGATCAGAGTGACATTATCGGACTTGGTATTTCTGATAAATCCATGTTTCACCAGGCGGTAGGAATCCTGCAGAAAGAGAAACAGCCCTTTTTCAGCTTCATAGTAACATTGACATCACATCATCCTTTTGTAATTGAGGATAAGGACGTTACCTTGAAGTTAAAAGATGAGGATGTAGGAACAAAGTTTGGTTCCTATCTTAAGACAGTTCGTTATTTTGATGAAGCCTTTGGTCAGTTTATAGCAGAATTAAAAGCTTCAGGGCTTTATGATAATTCAGTAATTGCTTTATATGGTGACCATCATGCCCTTAACCTTAACATGGATAACAACAAGGAAATGATGGAGAAGTATCTTGGCAGAACCTATGATTATGATGAGATGCTTCGTATTCCTCTTATGATACATGTTCCGGGCAGTGGCGTAAAGGAAACGATACACACTACCGGCGGACAGATTGATTTCCTTCCGACCATTGCAAACATTATGGGTATTAAGTTTAATCAGCCTTATGTTCTTGGGCAGGACTTGTGTAATGCCAAGGATGGGTTTGTAGCGTTTACAGCATACTTGTTTAAAGGTTCCTTTATTCATAACAATATAATGTTTGAAATTTCACGAGAGGGTGTATTTGACGGCAGCAGAGCCTGGGATATCAACACAGCTGCGCCCCTTGATGCTTCCCTTTATGAAGAGGATTACAATCGAGCGATCACCATAAAGAAGACCTCCGAGGAAATACTGAATCAGGATCTGATTAAAAACTATATACACCGTGAGCCCTTAGAAAGCAGCACGGATAAGTAG
- a CDS encoding SPFH domain-containing protein, giving the protein MPVIIGLLVVILIVLASCVRIVPQAHSYVVERLGGYQATWNVGIHFMVPFVDKVAKRVLLKEQVVDFAPQPVITKDNVTMKIDTVVFFQITDPKLFAYGVERPILAIENLTATTLRNIIGDLELDQTLTSREIINTKMRVSLDVATDPWGIKVNRVELKNIIPPAAIQDAMEKQMKAERERREAILRAEGEKTSQILVAEGKKQSTILEAEAAKAAAILRAEAVKEATIREAEGQAEATLAVQRANADSIRFLNEANPSTAVLQIKSLEAFQKAADGKATKIIIPSEIQGIAGLAKSITEVIGDKEN; this is encoded by the coding sequence ATGCCTGTAATTATTGGTTTATTAGTAGTTATATTAATTGTTTTAGCATCCTGTGTACGTATTGTTCCCCAAGCACATTCCTATGTAGTGGAAAGGCTTGGCGGATATCAGGCAACTTGGAATGTAGGTATACATTTTATGGTGCCTTTTGTTGACAAAGTTGCAAAAAGAGTCCTTTTAAAAGAGCAGGTAGTAGACTTTGCGCCTCAGCCTGTTATTACAAAGGATAACGTAACCATGAAGATTGATACCGTCGTATTCTTTCAGATAACAGACCCGAAGTTATTTGCCTATGGAGTGGAAAGACCCATACTTGCTATAGAGAACCTGACGGCGACTACTCTTCGTAATATTATTGGTGATCTGGAGCTTGACCAAACCTTAACCTCCAGAGAGATAATTAATACCAAGATGAGAGTATCCCTTGACGTGGCAACCGATCCTTGGGGAATCAAGGTAAACCGCGTAGAGTTAAAGAATATCATTCCTCCTGCTGCTATTCAGGATGCCATGGAAAAGCAGATGAAAGCAGAACGTGAACGAAGAGAAGCAATACTCCGTGCAGAAGGTGAGAAGACTTCACAGATTCTTGTAGCAGAAGGAAAGAAGCAGTCCACTATCCTGGAAGCGGAAGCAGCAAAGGCAGCAGCCATCCTTCGTGCGGAAGCCGTGAAGGAAGCAACCATAAGGGAAGCAGAAGGTCAGGCAGAAGCAACACTTGCGGTACAAAGAGCAAATGCCGACAGTATTCGTTTCCTAAACGAAGCCAACCCCAGTACAGCAGTCTTACAGATTAAGAGCCTAGAAGCATTCCAAAAAGCTGCTGACGGCAAAGCAACAAAGATTATTATACCTTCTGAGATTCAAGGCATTGCAGGTCTTGCGAAATCAATAACAGAAGTAATAGGTGATAAAGAGAATTAA
- a CDS encoding gluzincin family metallopeptidase — MSKISEPQKKNSKRQVIRRIILVAGIFFIFLCLLLFINFIPALQLKEPHMRCYNGSYVKVYYERQKDAAKDVFLLTEAKAPELIKTLDIKPGQKINIYVYDNQKTMQCKKYGYLALFLHLDWYIGDNIRTKVILTSPANPGKVHTYEENKQAVLHEMVHAYISTINPDIRLWLTEGMALYLANGEPFYKAYLKQMKIPDLKATRTGNPVKFSNVGGYTFSSTYIEYLKQEYGWDRVKKLIKTEDWEKALGKSEKEIYQDWVQYLMNYYQ; from the coding sequence AGGTTATTCGAAGAATTATACTAGTGGCAGGAATCTTTTTTATCTTTCTCTGCTTGCTTTTATTCATCAATTTTATACCAGCCTTACAGTTAAAAGAACCACATATGAGATGCTACAATGGCAGTTACGTCAAGGTGTATTATGAAAGACAGAAAGATGCTGCAAAGGATGTCTTTTTATTGACAGAAGCGAAAGCGCCGGAACTTATTAAGACCTTGGACATAAAGCCGGGTCAGAAGATAAATATCTATGTTTATGATAACCAGAAAACGATGCAATGCAAAAAGTATGGATATTTAGCGCTATTCCTGCATTTGGACTGGTATATCGGAGATAATATCAGAACAAAGGTGATATTAACCTCTCCAGCCAATCCGGGAAAAGTACATACTTATGAGGAGAACAAACAAGCTGTACTTCATGAAATGGTTCATGCCTACATTAGTACCATTAACCCTGATATACGCCTGTGGCTTACGGAAGGAATGGCATTGTATCTTGCTAATGGAGAACCCTTTTATAAAGCATATCTAAAGCAAATGAAAATTCCTGATTTAAAGGCTACAAGAACTGGAAATCCCGTGAAATTCTCAAATGTAGGAGGATATACATTTTCTTCTACTTATATTGAATATTTGAAGCAGGAATATGGCTGGGACAGAGTTAAGAAGCTTATAAAAACGGAAGATTGGGAAAAAGCCCTTGGCAAATCTGAAAAGGAGATATATCAGGACTGGGTGCAGTATTTAATGAATTATTACCAGTAA